One window of Gloeothece citriformis PCC 7424 genomic DNA carries:
- a CDS encoding NAD(P)/FAD-dependent oxidoreductase has product MTKIVIIGCGIIGAAIAYELSQVTGFNITVIDEKVPASGSTGAALGILMGIISQKIKGKAWELRQESIKLYKTLIPELERLTGLSIPHNRQGILKLCFEGDDLQKWDELIQIRKSQGWTLERWETPHLTRKCPQLDNDKIIGAIYSPEDLQINPTYLTEALVKGAQINGVNCQFGVKVQNLILSDPDGSNLRHCYQIQTPLATLETDWLIIAAGLGSTPLSASLKQPVNIHPVLGQALTLKLDQPVGNKDFQPVITGDDIHIAPLGNGNYWIGATVEFPDEKGEVIPQTELLEQIKQQAISFCPALERGKIINTWFGKRPRPQGQPAPIISQLSGYSNILLGTGHYRNGVLLAPATAKKIRELIVV; this is encoded by the coding sequence ATGACTAAAATTGTGATTATTGGATGCGGAATTATTGGAGCAGCGATCGCTTATGAACTCAGTCAAGTCACAGGCTTTAACATTACCGTAATTGACGAAAAAGTCCCTGCTTCTGGCTCTACAGGGGCTGCTCTGGGAATTTTAATGGGAATCATTAGTCAAAAAATTAAAGGGAAAGCCTGGGAATTACGCCAGGAAAGTATTAAACTCTATAAAACCTTAATTCCCGAATTAGAGAGGTTAACAGGTCTGTCTATTCCCCACAACCGACAAGGAATTTTAAAGTTATGTTTTGAGGGGGATGATCTTCAAAAATGGGATGAATTAATTCAAATACGCAAGAGTCAGGGATGGACTTTAGAACGTTGGGAAACACCACATTTAACCCGAAAATGTCCTCAACTTGACAATGACAAAATAATCGGTGCAATTTATTCTCCTGAAGATTTACAAATTAACCCCACCTACTTAACCGAAGCGTTAGTCAAAGGAGCGCAAATAAACGGTGTTAATTGCCAATTTGGGGTAAAAGTTCAAAATCTTATTTTGAGTGACCCAGATGGCTCAAATTTACGTCATTGCTATCAAATTCAAACCCCCCTTGCAACCCTAGAAACAGATTGGTTAATTATTGCCGCAGGGTTAGGTTCAACTCCTTTGAGTGCATCCTTAAAACAACCGGTAAATATTCACCCGGTTTTAGGACAAGCCTTAACTTTAAAATTAGATCAACCTGTAGGAAATAAAGACTTTCAACCCGTCATTACTGGGGATGATATTCATATTGCTCCCTTGGGAAATGGCAATTATTGGATAGGCGCAACCGTAGAATTTCCTGATGAAAAAGGAGAGGTTATCCCTCAAACTGAATTATTAGAACAAATTAAACAGCAAGCCATTTCATTTTGTCCGGCTTTAGAAAGGGGAAAAATAATTAATACTTGGTTTGGAAAACGTCCCCGTCCTCAAGGACAACCCGCCCCCATTATTAGTCAATTATCAGGATATAGTAATATCTTATTAGGAACAGGACACTATCGAAACGGGGTCTTATTAGCTCCGGCAACGGCTAAGAAAATTCGAGAGTTAATTGTTGTATAA
- a CDS encoding response regulator, whose amino-acid sequence MIITNRQCKVRVLIVDDHELTRLTLKLALSKYKEIEVIDSATNGLEAVEKVKSYRPDVIILDLQMPILNGLSAASQIKLISPYTKILAYTSFEDPQTEVMSQTAPIDKFCHKDLPLEQLANLVKDLGKQPSSTLIDN is encoded by the coding sequence ATGATAATAACCAATCGGCAGTGTAAGGTTCGTGTTTTAATCGTCGACGATCATGAACTAACTCGCCTCACTCTCAAACTTGCTCTATCTAAATATAAAGAGATCGAAGTTATTGATTCGGCTACCAATGGTCTAGAGGCAGTGGAAAAAGTCAAATCTTATCGACCCGATGTCATTATTTTAGATTTACAAATGCCTATTCTCAATGGACTCAGTGCAGCGAGTCAAATTAAGCTAATTTCCCCCTATACCAAAATTTTGGCTTATACTTCCTTTGAAGATCCTCAGACTGAAGTTATGTCTCAAACTGCTCCTATTGATAAATTCTGTCATAAAGATCTTCCCCTTGAGCAACTGGCTAATTTAGTCAAAGACTTAGGAAAACAACCAAGCTCAACATTAATTGATAATTGA
- a CDS encoding aldo/keto reductase, with translation MGLAQTQNHQPITFPLMGCGTWAWGNRLLWGYDQSMDRQLQEVFNLCVANGVTLFDSGDSYGTGKLQGRSETLLGQFYRDYQGINQNNICLATKLAAYPWRLTRQSMISACQASAKRLGKKVDLVQMHWSTANYAPWQERALLGGLGDLYQQGQVKGVGLSNYGSKRLKQVYQIFSDRHIPILSLQVQYSLLSTYPVTELGLKEVCDELGIKLIAYSPLGLGLLTGKYDEKNALPKGVRGILFKRLLPGIRPLLQCLEAVAQHREKTMAQVALNWCICKGTIPIPGAKTLVQAQDNIGALGWRLDEGEIEELDRVAANLERKMVQNIFQTR, from the coding sequence ATGGGTTTAGCACAAACACAAAATCATCAACCGATAACCTTTCCTCTGATGGGGTGCGGAACTTGGGCGTGGGGAAACCGTCTCCTGTGGGGATATGATCAGAGTATGGATAGGCAATTACAAGAAGTTTTTAATCTGTGTGTAGCGAATGGGGTGACTTTATTTGATAGCGGTGACTCCTACGGAACGGGTAAACTACAAGGCAGAAGTGAGACGCTTTTGGGTCAATTTTACCGAGACTATCAAGGCATTAATCAGAATAATATTTGTCTTGCCACTAAACTAGCTGCCTATCCTTGGCGATTAACCCGTCAGTCTATGATATCCGCTTGTCAAGCGTCGGCAAAACGGTTAGGTAAAAAAGTAGATTTGGTGCAAATGCACTGGTCAACGGCGAATTATGCACCTTGGCAAGAAAGGGCACTTTTAGGGGGGTTAGGAGATCTTTACCAACAAGGACAAGTCAAAGGAGTCGGTTTATCTAATTATGGATCAAAACGATTAAAACAAGTCTATCAAATCTTTAGCGATCGCCATATTCCCATTCTCAGTTTACAAGTCCAATACTCATTATTATCCACTTATCCCGTCACCGAATTAGGACTGAAAGAAGTTTGTGATGAATTAGGGATAAAACTAATTGCTTATAGTCCCCTAGGGTTAGGATTATTAACGGGGAAATATGACGAAAAAAATGCTCTCCCCAAAGGAGTCCGAGGGATACTCTTTAAGCGGTTATTGCCGGGTATTCGTCCCCTCTTACAATGCTTAGAAGCAGTAGCACAGCACCGAGAAAAAACGATGGCGCAAGTTGCCCTGAATTGGTGTATCTGTAAAGGGACTATTCCCATTCCGGGAGCAAAAACCCTTGTACAAGCACAAGACAATATTGGCGCTTTAGGATGGCGACTCGATGAGGGAGAAATTGAAGAACTCGATCGCGTGGCTGCTAACCTAGAAAGAAAGATGGTACAAAATATCTTTCAAACCCGTTAA
- a CDS encoding alpha/beta fold hydrolase, whose translation MTITEKTIEVGKFNWFYREAIGNTDTHKPPVILLHGLPSQSYTWSEIMPQLTEFGFRAIAPDWLGSGLSAKPDKRDFAYTPEAFSQALGDFIASLNITQFSLVVQGFLASVGLQYALRNSETIERLIILNTPLSRTVKLPWPMKQWGLPLIGDMITQDPLLVDRTLEGGSGFVISDERLDVYRRPFLKSSAAGRSLIATIKNLKLTESMAELESGLEKFAKPTLIIWGYADPWLSSSDAEKLATKGNIELIKLEGAKHYPQEHWSDEIAPLMVNFLRRQT comes from the coding sequence GTGACCATTACTGAAAAGACCATAGAAGTCGGAAAATTTAACTGGTTTTATCGGGAAGCGATCGGGAACACCGATACCCATAAACCCCCCGTCATCCTCTTACATGGGTTACCCTCCCAAAGTTATACTTGGAGTGAGATCATGCCTCAACTGACAGAATTCGGGTTTAGAGCGATCGCGCCTGACTGGCTCGGTTCGGGTTTATCCGCTAAACCAGATAAACGAGACTTTGCTTATACTCCAGAGGCGTTTAGCCAGGCGTTAGGGGATTTTATCGCCTCCTTAAATATCACTCAATTTTCCCTCGTGGTTCAGGGGTTTTTAGCCTCAGTGGGGTTACAATACGCATTACGGAACTCTGAAACTATAGAGCGTTTAATTATTCTTAACACGCCTCTTTCTAGAACGGTAAAATTACCTTGGCCGATGAAACAATGGGGATTGCCCTTGATCGGTGATATGATCACTCAAGATCCCCTATTAGTCGATCGAACCTTAGAAGGGGGTAGTGGGTTTGTCATTAGTGATGAACGTTTAGATGTGTATCGAAGACCGTTTTTAAAAAGTTCTGCTGCCGGACGATCGCTCATCGCCACAATAAAAAATCTGAAACTGACTGAATCTATGGCAGAATTAGAATCGGGTTTGGAGAAGTTCGCCAAACCAACTCTGATCATTTGGGGATATGCTGATCCTTGGCTGTCTAGTTCTGATGCTGAAAAATTAGCCACCAAAGGCAATATAGAACTGATCAAACTTGAAGGGGCCAAGCACTATCCTCAAGAACATTGGTCAGATGAGATAGCCCCGCTCATGGTAAACTTTCTCCGTCGCCAAACCTAA
- a CDS encoding glycogen/starch/alpha-glucan phosphorylase, producing MNPPINEMMQSQIQIEDDRTGLSIETLRRAMADNLFYILGKYPAIANNKDYYMALAYTVRDRLLHRWLNTYEAYMKPEVKIVCYLSAEFLVGPHLANNLINLGIYDQIRQAVQESGLNLQELINTEEEPGLGNGGLGRLAACYMESLATLEVPAIGYGIRYEFGIFDQEIREGWQVEITDKWLQDGNPWEIIRPESEVYINFGGRTEPYQDDQGNYRVRWIPEYVVKGIAYDTPILGYKVNTANTLRLWKGEACESFNFQRFNVGDYYGAVDTKVYSENLTKVLYPNDEPVQGKELRLQQQYFFVSCALQDMIRIHLTESENLDNFGDKFAAQLNDTHPSIGVAELMRLLIDVHHYSWDQAWDITQKTFAYTNHTLLPEALEKWPLSIFGRLLPRHLEIIYEINRRFLDQVRMKYPGNNEKLSCLSLIDDRGEKYIRMANLATVGSHKVNGVAALHSELVKKTILRDFYEFWPEKFTNVTNGVTPRRWMVVSNPRLSELITSRIGDNWIKNLDELRRLEQFVDDGHFRYQWREVKWGVKQDLANYIEDKLGIKVSPDTLFDVQVKRIHEYKRQHLNVLQIITLYNRIKHNPNLDFTPRTCIFGGKAAPGYYMAKLIIKLINSVAEVVNKDPDVRDRLKVVFLPDYNVTLGQRVYPAADLSEQISTAGKEASGTGNMKFSLNGALTIGTYDGANIEIRQEVGEENFFLFGLKTEDIDQLRAKGYNPWDYYYNNPELKSTLDLISSGFFSHGDCELFRPLVDSLLHSDPFFLFADYQSYLECQDRVSQAYKDQEYWTKMSILNVARMGKFSSDRSIKEYCENIWYAKPVPIEMKDYVQADAALNV from the coding sequence ATGAATCCGCCTATTAACGAAATGATGCAATCTCAAATTCAAATCGAAGACGATCGCACTGGGTTAAGCATAGAAACCCTCAGACGTGCAATGGCTGATAATTTATTCTACATTCTGGGTAAATATCCAGCGATCGCCAATAATAAAGATTATTATATGGCTTTAGCCTACACCGTCAGAGATCGTCTATTGCACCGATGGTTAAACACTTACGAAGCGTATATGAAACCAGAGGTAAAGATAGTCTGTTATCTGTCAGCAGAATTTCTCGTCGGCCCTCATTTAGCCAATAATTTAATTAATTTGGGCATTTACGATCAAATTCGTCAAGCGGTTCAAGAGTCTGGATTAAATTTACAAGAATTAATCAACACAGAAGAAGAACCCGGACTTGGTAACGGAGGGTTAGGTCGTCTAGCGGCTTGTTATATGGAGTCTTTAGCCACTTTGGAAGTTCCGGCGATCGGATACGGTATCCGTTACGAATTTGGAATTTTTGATCAAGAAATTCGGGAGGGTTGGCAAGTTGAAATTACTGATAAATGGTTACAAGATGGTAACCCTTGGGAAATTATCCGTCCTGAATCTGAAGTTTATATTAACTTTGGCGGTCGTACCGAACCTTATCAAGATGATCAGGGTAACTATCGAGTTCGTTGGATTCCTGAGTATGTAGTCAAAGGGATTGCCTATGATACTCCTATTTTAGGGTATAAAGTGAATACGGCCAATACCTTGCGTCTATGGAAAGGGGAAGCCTGTGAGTCTTTTAATTTCCAAAGGTTTAATGTGGGGGACTATTACGGCGCAGTAGATACCAAGGTTTATTCTGAAAATTTAACTAAAGTTCTCTATCCCAATGATGAACCTGTCCAAGGAAAAGAATTGCGTCTACAACAGCAATATTTCTTTGTTTCTTGTGCGTTACAAGATATGATCCGCATTCATCTAACAGAGTCTGAAAATTTAGATAATTTTGGCGATAAATTTGCAGCCCAACTGAATGATACTCACCCCTCTATTGGGGTAGCAGAATTGATGCGGTTGTTAATCGATGTACATCATTATTCTTGGGATCAAGCTTGGGATATTACACAAAAAACTTTTGCTTATACTAATCATACTCTTTTACCGGAAGCGTTAGAAAAGTGGCCGTTAAGTATTTTTGGTCGTTTGCTTCCCCGACACTTAGAAATTATCTATGAAATCAATCGACGTTTTCTCGATCAAGTTCGGATGAAATATCCCGGCAATAATGAGAAATTATCTTGCTTATCTTTGATTGATGATAGGGGGGAAAAATATATTCGCATGGCTAATTTAGCGACGGTTGGTTCTCATAAAGTGAATGGAGTCGCGGCGTTACATTCTGAATTAGTTAAAAAGACCATCTTACGGGATTTTTACGAATTCTGGCCGGAAAAATTTACTAATGTTACTAATGGGGTAACTCCTCGCCGTTGGATGGTGGTGAGTAACCCTCGACTCTCAGAGTTAATTACCTCTAGAATTGGGGACAATTGGATTAAAAATCTCGATGAGTTAAGAAGATTAGAACAATTTGTTGATGATGGACATTTCCGCTATCAATGGCGCGAAGTTAAATGGGGAGTTAAGCAAGATTTAGCGAATTATATTGAGGATAAATTAGGGATTAAGGTTTCTCCCGATACCCTGTTTGATGTTCAAGTTAAGCGAATTCATGAATATAAACGTCAACATTTGAATGTCTTACAAATCATTACCCTTTATAATCGCATCAAACACAATCCCAACTTAGATTTTACGCCTCGAACCTGTATTTTTGGTGGAAAAGCCGCACCGGGTTATTATATGGCTAAGTTGATTATTAAATTGATTAATTCTGTTGCTGAGGTGGTGAATAAAGACCCTGATGTGCGCGATCGCTTAAAAGTTGTGTTTCTTCCCGATTATAATGTAACCTTGGGGCAAAGAGTTTATCCGGCAGCCGATTTATCAGAACAAATTTCTACCGCCGGTAAAGAAGCGTCAGGGACAGGAAATATGAAATTTTCTCTCAATGGGGCGTTAACAATTGGAACGTATGACGGTGCAAATATTGAAATCCGTCAAGAAGTTGGGGAGGAAAATTTCTTTTTATTCGGGTTAAAAACGGAAGACATTGATCAATTACGTGCAAAAGGATATAATCCTTGGGATTATTATTATAATAATCCTGAACTTAAATCAACTCTGGATTTAATTAGTAGCGGATTTTTCTCTCATGGAGATTGTGAATTGTTTAGACCTTTGGTAGACTCTCTACTCCACAGTGATCCTTTCTTTCTCTTCGCTGACTATCAATCTTATCTAGAGTGTCAAGACAGAGTTTCTCAAGCTTACAAAGATCAGGAATATTGGACAAAAATGTCTATTTTAAATGTGGCAAGAATGGGCAAATTTTCTTCCGATCGTTCTATTAAAGAATACTGTGAAAATATCTGGTATGCTAAACCCGTTCCCATTGAGATGAAAGATTATGTTCAAGCTGATGCCGCGTTGAATGTTTAG
- the thiL gene encoding thiamine-phosphate kinase: MNLSNQRVKDVGEQGLLKILKRYCPQEIVGDDAAVLSIREGRCLVVTTDVLVDGVHFSDRTTAPEDVGWRAVAANLSDLAAMGADALGITVGLALPGEVAVNWVERVYQGMNDCLQKYDSVIYGGDVCRSSVMTVSITALGEVMPERVIRRNMAQPGDAIVITGYHGCSRGGLELLLQPEKGAHLTPQGREGLIQAHQRPNPRLDVLAPLWEVSNGRVGGMDSSDGLADAIVQICEVSGVGAYLEYDKIPIAPQLKLLGSFEEILDWVLYGGEDFELVLSLPYESAEALVKRLGEGAAIIGEIISSKTIELLDSQGVYPKRVLSLSAGFQHF, from the coding sequence ATGAACCTATCAAACCAGCGAGTCAAAGACGTAGGAGAACAGGGACTTTTAAAAATCCTTAAACGGTATTGCCCCCAGGAAATTGTCGGGGATGATGCGGCAGTATTGAGTATCCGAGAAGGTCGTTGTTTAGTGGTGACAACAGATGTTTTAGTCGATGGAGTCCATTTTAGCGATCGCACTACTGCCCCAGAAGATGTAGGATGGCGTGCCGTAGCGGCCAATTTATCAGATTTAGCGGCGATGGGGGCTGATGCTTTGGGGATTACGGTAGGATTAGCCTTACCCGGAGAAGTGGCGGTTAATTGGGTAGAAAGGGTTTATCAGGGCATGAATGACTGTTTACAAAAATACGATAGTGTGATATATGGGGGAGATGTATGTCGTTCCTCGGTGATGACGGTGAGTATTACCGCATTGGGGGAAGTGATGCCAGAACGAGTGATCCGTCGTAATATGGCTCAACCTGGGGATGCGATTGTGATTACGGGTTATCATGGTTGCTCACGTGGGGGATTAGAATTATTGTTACAGCCAGAAAAAGGGGCGCATTTAACCCCACAAGGACGAGAGGGATTAATTCAGGCACACCAACGTCCTAACCCTAGATTAGATGTTCTTGCCCCCTTATGGGAGGTCAGTAATGGGAGAGTAGGGGGGATGGATAGTAGTGATGGGTTGGCAGATGCGATCGTTCAAATTTGCGAGGTTAGTGGAGTTGGGGCCTATTTAGAGTATGATAAAATTCCCATTGCCCCCCAGTTGAAATTATTAGGGAGTTTTGAGGAGATATTAGACTGGGTGTTGTATGGGGGAGAAGATTTTGAGTTAGTGTTATCCCTTCCTTATGAGAGTGCAGAAGCATTGGTCAAAAGGTTAGGGGAAGGCGCGGCGATTATTGGAGAAATTATCTCATCAAAGACAATAGAATTGTTAGATTCTCAAGGGGTTTATCCTAAAAGGGTGTTAAGTTTATCGGCAGGGTTTCAGCATTTTTAA
- a CDS encoding EVE domain-containing protein → MKSEPDVYSIDDLKKEGQTLWDGVRNYQARNFLRQMKVGDLCFFYHSNLTPPAIVGLMKVIQSNVVDPTQFDSNSPYYDSKSKLDAPRWQTVIVDFVKVFPNMIPLTTLKQLFNPEELLLIRKGNRLSVMPIEEKIAQKILSLVDISGEI, encoded by the coding sequence ATGAAATCAGAACCTGATGTTTATAGCATTGATGACCTCAAAAAAGAAGGTCAAACCCTTTGGGATGGAGTGCGTAATTATCAGGCGCGAAATTTTCTCCGTCAGATGAAAGTCGGAGATTTATGCTTTTTTTATCACTCTAATCTGACTCCTCCGGCAATCGTGGGGTTAATGAAAGTGATACAGTCTAATGTAGTTGATCCAACTCAATTTGATTCTAACAGTCCTTATTATGATTCTAAGTCTAAATTAGATGCTCCTCGATGGCAAACGGTTATTGTAGACTTTGTTAAAGTGTTTCCTAATATGATTCCTTTAACGACTCTCAAACAATTATTTAATCCAGAAGAGTTATTATTAATCCGAAAAGGTAATCGTTTGTCAGTGATGCCAATTGAAGAAAAAATTGCCCAAAAAATTTTAAGTTTAGTGGACATAAGTGGGGAGATATAA
- the psbQ gene encoding photosystem II protein PsbQ, with the protein MPRLRSILSILLVLITTLLVSCSDAPKAQIPTTYSPAKIEQLQVFVEPIKEAREELSELKGYIADLNWVDTRTFIHGPLGQLRQNMLKLSRELLPRDQKEATELAKRLFGDFERIDAAAKDRNAYQAQVQFQEAIRDFDAFLDLIPKAS; encoded by the coding sequence ATGCCACGTCTTCGTTCTATTCTATCTATCCTTCTGGTTTTAATAACAACTCTACTGGTCAGTTGTAGTGATGCTCCCAAAGCTCAAATTCCAACGACCTACAGTCCCGCAAAAATTGAACAATTACAAGTCTTTGTCGAACCCATTAAGGAAGCTCGTGAAGAGTTATCCGAGCTTAAAGGATATATCGCCGATCTAAATTGGGTAGATACTCGCACTTTTATTCATGGGCCTTTAGGTCAACTCCGTCAAAATATGCTTAAATTATCTAGGGAGTTATTACCTAGAGATCAAAAAGAAGCTACCGAGTTAGCTAAAAGATTATTTGGAGATTTTGAGCGTATTGACGCAGCCGCTAAAGACCGAAATGCCTATCAAGCTCAAGTTCAGTTTCAAGAAGCGATCAGAGATTTTGATGCTTTCTTAGATCTGATTCCAAAAGCGAGTTAA
- a CDS encoding MFS transporter — MNEIKPKSEKLNLSTKLAFGAGDLGAAITANILAFYLLFFFTNVAGLPAGMAGSVLMIGKIADAINDPIVGVMSDRTRSPWGRRLPWILLGAIPFGILYFLQWIVPDFSDNPGVNNWSLFAYYVLIGILFNIAYTAVNLPYTALTPELTQDYDERTNLNSFRFTFSIGGSILSLILAGLIFAAFPDPQQNQTKYLILGLQCSILSVIPAFWCALRVQERGAKPILNPSQKKWVGYGLIGVGGISLFYGIGRLIALGSIGYLSVFSFLLSLLILLFGGTLIFGTPEPHLINEEAVNKRSESAATPSLSYGEQLKIAFSNRPFLYVIGIYLCSWLAVQLTASILIYFVVSWMGLSAAMFSLVALAVQGTALVMLFFWQKVSESMGKKAVYFIGMSIWIVAQIGLFFLQPGQEILMYILAILAGFGVSVAYLIPWSMIPDVIELDELNTGQRREGVFYAFMVLLQKFGLALGLFLVGIALESAGFVEALPEQPVPVQPESALLAIRIAISPLPAFFLIAGLVLAYFYPITKEVHANIRLQLEERNRH, encoded by the coding sequence ATGAATGAAATCAAACCCAAATCAGAAAAACTGAACCTCTCCACCAAACTCGCTTTTGGGGCGGGGGATCTCGGTGCAGCTATCACCGCTAATATTTTAGCGTTTTACCTGTTATTTTTCTTTACCAATGTAGCAGGTTTGCCGGCAGGGATGGCCGGCAGTGTCTTAATGATTGGTAAAATTGCTGATGCGATTAATGATCCGATTGTCGGAGTCATGAGCGATCGCACTCGTTCCCCTTGGGGTCGTCGTCTTCCTTGGATTTTATTGGGGGCGATTCCTTTTGGTATCCTTTATTTTTTACAGTGGATTGTTCCTGATTTTAGTGATAATCCTGGGGTGAATAATTGGAGTCTTTTTGCTTATTATGTTCTGATTGGGATTTTATTTAATATTGCTTATACGGCGGTGAATCTTCCTTATACTGCCCTGACACCCGAATTGACTCAAGATTATGATGAACGAACTAATCTCAATAGTTTTCGCTTTACTTTTTCGATTGGAGGGAGTATTCTTTCTTTAATTTTAGCTGGATTAATTTTTGCCGCTTTTCCTGACCCTCAACAGAATCAAACTAAATATCTGATTTTAGGATTACAGTGTAGTATTTTATCAGTTATTCCGGCTTTTTGGTGTGCTTTAAGGGTTCAAGAACGAGGGGCAAAACCGATTTTAAATCCGTCTCAAAAAAAATGGGTCGGATATGGGTTGATAGGAGTTGGGGGAATTAGTCTGTTTTATGGGATTGGTCGTCTAATTGCTTTAGGAAGTATTGGGTATTTGAGTGTTTTTTCTTTTCTCTTAAGTCTCTTAATTCTTTTATTTGGAGGGACTTTAATTTTTGGGACTCCTGAACCTCATTTAATCAATGAAGAGGCGGTTAATAAGCGCTCGGAATCTGCCGCTACTCCTTCCCTTTCTTATGGAGAACAATTAAAAATTGCTTTTAGTAATCGACCTTTTTTATATGTGATTGGGATTTATTTATGTTCTTGGTTGGCGGTTCAGTTAACGGCTTCTATCCTGATTTATTTTGTGGTCAGTTGGATGGGATTATCAGCGGCCATGTTTTCTTTAGTCGCTTTAGCGGTACAAGGAACAGCGTTAGTGATGTTGTTTTTCTGGCAAAAAGTCAGTGAATCGATGGGAAAAAAAGCGGTTTATTTTATCGGCATGAGTATCTGGATTGTCGCTCAAATTGGCTTATTTTTCTTACAGCCAGGTCAAGAGATTTTAATGTATATTTTAGCCATTTTAGCCGGGTTTGGAGTGTCTGTTGCTTATCTAATCCCTTGGTCGATGATACCTGATGTCATTGAGTTAGATGAGTTAAATACTGGACAACGTCGGGAAGGGGTATTTTATGCCTTTATGGTGTTATTACAAAAATTTGGGTTAGCATTGGGGTTATTTTTAGTGGGGATAGCCTTAGAATCCGCCGGATTTGTGGAAGCTTTACCAGAACAACCGGTTCCGGTTCAACCAGAGAGTGCTTTATTGGCAATTCGCATTGCCATTAGTCCGTTACCTGCTTTCTTTTTAATTGCCGGCTTAGTTTTAGCCTATTTTTATCCGATTACAAAGGAAGTTCATGCTAATATACGCTTGCAACTTGAGGAAAGAAATAGACATTAA
- a CDS encoding phosphoribosyltransferase produces the protein MPDLYVTWSEYHKNIETLAITIYQSGWEFNQIVCLAKGGLRVGDILCRLFRQPLAVLCASSYGGKDNQIRGKLIFSEHLSMTTPTLGDRVLLVDDLADSGVTLGEGINWLKNRYPIQEIRTGVIWHKACSIIKPDYSAQYLPDSPWIHQPFEIYEQITAAQLADRYQNS, from the coding sequence ATGCCAGATTTGTATGTAACTTGGTCAGAGTACCATAAAAATATTGAAACCCTAGCAATTACAATTTATCAATCCGGCTGGGAATTTAATCAAATTGTCTGTTTAGCTAAAGGAGGTTTACGGGTAGGAGATATCTTATGTCGTTTATTTAGACAGCCTTTGGCGGTTCTTTGTGCCTCTTCCTACGGGGGGAAAGACAATCAAATTCGCGGAAAATTGATTTTTAGTGAACATCTTTCCATGACGACTCCAACCTTAGGCGATCGGGTTTTATTAGTTGATGATTTAGCGGACTCAGGAGTAACTCTTGGTGAAGGAATAAATTGGCTCAAAAATCGTTATCCAATTCAAGAAATTCGCACAGGAGTCATTTGGCATAAAGCTTGTTCTATTATTAAACCTGATTATTCGGCTCAATATCTTCCTGATAGTCCCTGGATTCATCAACCTTTTGAAATTTATGAACAAATAACAGCAGCACAACTCGCCGATCGTTATCAAAATTCATGA
- a CDS encoding GerMN domain-containing protein yields the protein MKNKNPGNKKSKFSIGSLAGVALALVVTGGIFAWVTINRLTSTSNPTTPIPTKTVEPVNPPVVEQPQQPTPQPQPSPQKTTTPQQQTTAVYWLKVSPTATQLEEVPITAQKSTDKTEALTVAFQDLLAGPQDPSYVTTIPEGTKLLDLKVDNKGVHVNLSQDFTIEGGSAEMIGRLAQVIYTATSYDPKVPVWLSVEGEPLELLGEGHGLMVDQPMTRDLFVQNFQL from the coding sequence ATGAAAAATAAAAATCCAGGTAATAAAAAAAGTAAGTTTTCTATTGGTTCTCTTGCAGGGGTAGCATTAGCCTTAGTCGTGACAGGAGGAATTTTTGCCTGGGTGACGATTAATCGATTAACCTCCACCTCTAACCCAACCACACCCATTCCGACAAAAACTGTTGAACCCGTTAATCCGCCGGTTGTGGAACAACCCCAACAACCAACGCCACAACCCCAACCGAGTCCACAAAAAACCACAACACCTCAACAACAGACAACAGCAGTTTATTGGCTTAAAGTCAGTCCAACAGCGACTCAATTAGAAGAAGTCCCCATCACCGCCCAAAAATCCACCGATAAAACAGAAGCTTTAACAGTCGCCTTTCAAGATTTATTAGCCGGGCCACAAGACCCTAGTTATGTGACGACTATTCCTGAAGGCACAAAGTTATTAGATTTGAAAGTAGATAACAAAGGGGTTCATGTTAACTTATCTCAAGATTTTACCATAGAAGGGGGGTCAGCAGAAATGATCGGGCGTTTAGCTCAAGTCATTTACACGGCGACTAGCTATGATCCTAAAGTTCCTGTGTGGCTTTCAGTGGAAGGAGAACCTTTAGAATTGTTAGGGGAAGGTCATGGATTAATGGTCGACCAACCGATGACTCGTGACTTGTTTGTCCAAAATTTCCAACTCTAA